In Shewanella psychrotolerans, the genomic stretch CACTCTGGGATTGATGAAGCGGCGCGATCACGCTTCTCTCTAAGCATCCATAGAGCTTTAGAGTGCCAATCTACGCGTGCTTCATCTTGACAGAAAATTTCGGCCTTCTTGGCATGAGTCGCTGAGCCAGCCCCAGATGTATGATTAGTCGACATAGTGTGCTCCTACAGCGCAGCGTTGATGACTTCGGCAATATGTAAGGTTTCGATCGGTAGTTTTTGGCGTCTCATCATGCCATCTAAGTGAAGTAAGCATGAGGGGTCGAAACCGACAGCATACTTTGCGCCAGTTTCGGCATGAGCTTGAGCCTTGTCTTTACCCATCTTCGCCGATACGGCACCTTCATCGACAGCAAATGTACCGCCGAAACCACAACACTCGTCATGACGACCTGGGTAGACGATTTCAATACTAGGGATAGCTTTTAGCACGGCTTCCACTTTATTGGTGCGCGGGCCCATCTGCTCACTTGGGGTGGCGAGATCCAGCATGCGAATACCATGGCAGCTAAGCTGCAAACTGATCTTGTGATTGAAGGGCTTATTAAAGGCTTTAATTGGCGCAACATCGTGTAAGAATTCAGTCAGTTCATAAAGCTTGTCTATAACAGCTTGAGCTTCTGGGCTGGTGTCGAACTCGTGGAAATTTTCTTTTGCAGCCACTAAGCATGATGCCGCAGGGCAAACGATGGCATCACATTCGACACCTTTGAAGGCGTTTAGTAGCTTTAAGGTGGTTTTTTTCGCTTCATCAAAACAGCCTGAGTTGGTCATAGGTTGGCCGCAACAGGTTTGCCCTTTGGGCAGAATCACTTGATGTCCGAGTTTTTCTAATAGTTCTACGGTGGCGATACCAACATGGGGCATCATCTGGTTAACCAGGCAGGGTATAAACAGTGCTATCTTCATGAAGCGCTCTCTTAATCGGTAGCAGCATGGGCGCTTTTGTGCGCGGGCGATCGATTTGTCGAGCTACCGTAACACAAGGAGGAGTCTATCCCATTTTGCAGGGGGTTATTCGTGATGGTGATTTAAGCATATACCCACATAATAAGTAGTGCTAATTTAGTAAATATAGAAGGACATTTTTTCATTAATGAAACGATATTATTGCGCAAACTTTCACCGACAAAATTATCATTTGTTTTTGCTTCGTTTTAGGTTCATGAAGCCTTTTTCAAATGACTGTATCAAACGGTTGTTTAATTTTTTTGTTTAAGCGTACATGTGTAACCTTATGAAAAATTAAGGTTTTAATTTTTTTGTTGGCTTGTAACTGTAAAATAAGGTGTTTTTTGTTAATTAGAATGTTTGATCTAATGCTTGTTTTGTGACGTAATGCACATAAATCTAATGGTCGGATGAGTCTGAAAGATGAGTATAAGAACAACATTTAAAAAAGTACTACCGAGTATTTCTACCACAGAACAAGAAGCACTTGACGCTGGCGATGTTTGGCTTGAGGGATCGATTTATCAAGGGATTCCAGATTTTGATGCACTGCGAGCGGTACCCGCTGCAACCTTGTCTGCGAGTGAACAAGCATTTCTTGAAGGTCCTGTGCAGCAACTTATCGAAATGGTGGATGATTTTGCGCTGCAAAATGATACTCATCTACCTGATGCCATTGTTAATTTTCTCAAAGAGAATAAGTTTTTCTCTTTGATCATACCTAAAGCATACGGCGGACTCGAATTTAGCCCTTATGCTAACTCGACTATTGTGGCTACCATTGCCGCGAAAAGCTCAGCGGTAGCAGTTACCGTGATGGTGCCTAACTCATTAGGCCCTGGTGAGCTGCTGATGCATTATGGTACCGAGGCTCAGCGTGATTTTTGGTTGCCACGCCTTGCGAATGGGCAAGAGATCCCTTGTTTCGCATTAACTAGCCCTGAAGCCGGTTCTGATGCGGGCGGTATTCCTGATATTGGCACCGTTACCATGGGTGAATATCAAGGTGAGCAGGTACTTGGTTTGTCGGTCACTTGGGACAAACGTTATATCACTTTGGCGCCAATCGCTTCCGTGTTGGGATTGGCCTTTAAGGTTGAAGACCCTCAAGGTTTACTCGGCGGTAAAGAGCAGTTAGGTATCACCTGTGCGCTTATTCCTAAGTCGCATCCCGGTGTTCAATTAGGCAACCGCCATGATCCCATGGGGTGTCGTTTCTACAACGGGACCACTCGCGGTGAAAATGTCTTTATCCCAATGGACTTTATTATTGGCGGTCAACAAAATATCGGCCGAGGCTGGCAGATGTTGGTTGCTTGTCTTGGTGCGGGACGTGGGATCTCTTTGCCTGCATTAGGCGTATCGGTCAGCCAAGCGTCATTTAAATCGTCGGCCGAATATGCCGCGGTGCGTGAACAGTTTGGTTTGTCGATTGGTAAATTTGAAGGTATTCAACAGAAGCTTGCCGATATCGCGGGCAAAACCTATCTGCAAGAGGCGATGCGCGTGTTAACTACTGAAGGGCTAGGGCTTGGACTGAAACCGTCGGTGGTGACTGCGATTGCAAAGTATCACATGACAGAGATTGGCCGCGACGTGCTCAATTCTGCGATGGATATTCAAGCGGGTAAGGCGATTCAACG encodes the following:
- a CDS encoding (Fe-S)-binding protein is translated as MKIALFIPCLVNQMMPHVGIATVELLEKLGHQVILPKGQTCCGQPMTNSGCFDEAKKTTLKLLNAFKGVECDAIVCPAASCLVAAKENFHEFDTSPEAQAVIDKLYELTEFLHDVAPIKAFNKPFNHKISLQLSCHGIRMLDLATPSEQMGPRTNKVEAVLKAIPSIEIVYPGRHDECCGFGGTFAVDEGAVSAKMGKDKAQAHAETGAKYAVGFDPSCLLHLDGMMRRQKLPIETLHIAEVINAAL
- a CDS encoding acyl-CoA dehydrogenase, with product MSIRTTFKKVLPSISTTEQEALDAGDVWLEGSIYQGIPDFDALRAVPAATLSASEQAFLEGPVQQLIEMVDDFALQNDTHLPDAIVNFLKENKFFSLIIPKAYGGLEFSPYANSTIVATIAAKSSAVAVTVMVPNSLGPGELLMHYGTEAQRDFWLPRLANGQEIPCFALTSPEAGSDAGGIPDIGTVTMGEYQGEQVLGLSVTWDKRYITLAPIASVLGLAFKVEDPQGLLGGKEQLGITCALIPKSHPGVQLGNRHDPMGCRFYNGTTRGENVFIPMDFIIGGQQNIGRGWQMLVACLGAGRGISLPALGVSVSQASFKSSAEYAAVREQFGLSIGKFEGIQQKLADIAGKTYLQEAMRVLTTEGLGLGLKPSVVTAIAKYHMTEIGRDVLNSAMDIQAGKAIQRGPQNTLASGYMAQPIAITVEGANILTRNLMIFGQGVMRCHPYLQSMVESIHSDEKDADKTFNRIFRQTVGYSVGNSLRAFRLGLLPFTAGAKSNLSEVAEYEKAVHKLASKLAVYADFSLLVLGGKLKQAEMLSARLGDVMSYLYAAMASIRYYEQKVSAEQRSEATPYFHYATRWALVNAEKALLDFLDNFPSAATRQFMKLITVTYSPKMKKINDDLVRELAHQAQLNTGFKQQLTHLIKPVAGDGNDINEQAYLAKIACLPMLAKVKKGLKQRAFKSGVRFALTLDAALEAKVISSGEYKQLQDYNLKRERAIRVDEFDFDMNLVDERVELKIAN